The following are encoded together in the Desulfococcus multivorans genome:
- a CDS encoding TRAP transporter small permease, with protein sequence MKSVGALFLVGMTLLTCVDVVGRFFKHPVFGSVELVTLMGVFGVAFSLPFTHDTKGHIGVELFVSRLSRKTRILIDICTACCSLGFFGLVTWRMIDYALKMKKSGEVSMNLELPEYLTLVVTAFCFGMLSLVVIKGLVDNIERIKEK encoded by the coding sequence ATGAAATCCGTCGGTGCCCTGTTTCTTGTCGGAATGACGCTTCTGACCTGTGTTGATGTGGTCGGTCGGTTTTTCAAGCATCCTGTTTTCGGCTCGGTCGAACTGGTGACGCTGATGGGGGTTTTCGGGGTGGCCTTTTCACTTCCCTTTACCCATGACACCAAAGGCCATATCGGGGTCGAATTGTTTGTCTCCAGATTGTCGCGAAAAACCCGTATTTTGATCGATATCTGCACGGCATGTTGCAGCCTCGGGTTTTTCGGCCTGGTGACGTGGCGCATGATTGACTATGCATTGAAGATGAAGAAATCCGGCGAGGTTTCCATGAACCTGGAACTGCCCGAGTATCTGACCCTTGTTGTGACGGCATTCTGTTTTGGGATGCTTTCCCTGGTCGTTATCAAAGGGCTTGTTGATAATATTGAGAGAATAAAAGAAAAATGA
- a CDS encoding TRAP transporter large permease, protein MNPTWIGIIGIVVMIMLFLTRMPVAYVMAIIGFLGFSVIISFQGGLNLLARSFYETFSSYGLTTVPLFILMGQLAFNSGMSRRLYDTAYKFLGGIRGGLAITTVSACTAFGAVCGSSPATAATMATIGLPEMRRKGYADELAAGSVASGGGLGMIMPPSVVLIIYGVMTEQSIGKLFVAGILPAFLVTILFIVTIMIWCGLSPDQGPRGERFTWSERLRSLMDLGETFTVFALVMGGLFIGLFTPVEAAGVGVFGVTAVALFRRKLSWKSFVAALYETLRTSCMVMMLIAGATIFGKFLAVTRIPFDIASWIGGFSLPPITILFMVVVVYFFGGCFMDSLALVMLTVPIFFPLVVSLGYDPIWFGIIIVMVTEMGVITPPVGINVYVVYGVARSLPGGMSLEAIFKGIMPFMLAILVGIIILAVFPQIILVLPNLMY, encoded by the coding sequence ATGAATCCCACATGGATTGGTATTATCGGTATTGTTGTGATGATTATGCTGTTTCTAACGAGAATGCCTGTCGCCTATGTGATGGCCATCATCGGTTTTCTGGGATTCAGTGTTATTATTTCATTTCAGGGCGGCTTGAACCTTCTGGCCCGCAGTTTTTACGAAACCTTCTCTTCGTATGGACTGACAACGGTCCCCCTGTTTATCCTGATGGGCCAACTGGCGTTCAACAGCGGCATGAGTCGAAGGCTCTACGATACGGCCTACAAGTTCCTGGGCGGCATCCGAGGGGGCTTGGCCATCACGACGGTTTCAGCGTGCACGGCATTCGGGGCTGTCTGCGGTTCAAGCCCGGCGACGGCCGCAACCATGGCCACCATCGGACTGCCGGAGATGCGGCGCAAGGGATATGCCGATGAGTTGGCGGCCGGTTCCGTGGCATCGGGAGGGGGGCTGGGCATGATCATGCCCCCCAGCGTGGTGCTCATCATATACGGTGTCATGACCGAGCAGTCCATCGGCAAGTTGTTCGTCGCGGGCATCCTGCCGGCCTTTCTGGTCACGATTCTGTTTATTGTCACGATCATGATCTGGTGCGGTTTATCCCCGGACCAAGGGCCCCGGGGCGAACGCTTTACCTGGTCGGAAAGGCTTCGCTCTCTCATGGATCTGGGTGAAACATTTACGGTTTTTGCGCTGGTGATGGGCGGCCTTTTCATCGGGTTGTTCACGCCTGTCGAGGCTGCCGGGGTGGGTGTTTTCGGGGTCACGGCCGTTGCACTGTTCCGCCGGAAGCTCAGCTGGAAAAGCTTTGTCGCCGCCCTCTATGAAACCCTCCGCACATCCTGCATGGTGATGATGCTCATCGCCGGAGCCACCATCTTTGGCAAATTTCTGGCCGTCACCCGGATTCCTTTCGACATTGCATCATGGATCGGCGGATTCAGTCTCCCCCCCATCACCATTCTTTTCATGGTGGTGGTGGTCTATTTTTTCGGAGGGTGCTTCATGGACTCTCTGGCTCTCGTTATGCTGACCGTTCCGATTTTTTTTCCCCTGGTCGTATCCCTGGGGTATGATCCCATATGGTTCGGGATCATCATCGTGATGGTGACGGAGATGGGGGTCATCACGCCACCCGTGGGAATCAATGTATACGTGGTTTACGGTGTTGCCAGGTCGCTGCCGGGGGGCATGTCCCTGGAAGCCATTTTCAAGGGTATCATGCCGTTCATGCTGGCGATCCTCGTGGGCATTATTATTCTCGCTGTTTTTCCTCAGATCATTCTGGTGCTGCCGAACCTGATGTACTGA
- a CDS encoding winged helix-turn-helix domain-containing protein, translated as MEKDKPIQWRLRSKIWLEVEGRPVMGEGRMAMLQAIYRHGSIIEASRETGIPYRKMRGAIRDMEKIIGRPLVHAYRGGDDGGGAVLTADALSLIDSFKKFSSDVQKEAGVRL; from the coding sequence ATGGAAAAAGACAAACCGATCCAATGGCGGCTGAGATCCAAGATATGGCTCGAGGTGGAAGGTCGTCCGGTCATGGGTGAAGGTCGCATGGCCATGCTCCAGGCAATCTATCGCCACGGATCGATCATCGAGGCCTCACGGGAAACCGGGATTCCCTATCGCAAGATGCGGGGAGCCATACGGGACATGGAAAAGATCATTGGCCGGCCTTTGGTCCATGCCTACCGGGGGGGCGACGACGGCGGGGGAGCCGTCCTGACGGCGGATGCCCTTTCGCTGATCGATTCCTTCAAGAAATTCTCGTCCGACGTTCAGAAGGAAGCGGGTGTTCGACTTTAA
- a CDS encoding FmdE family protein has product MKSFDALLAESAERHGHLCAGQVIGVRMAMLGCRLVGIENPKAPQFRKKLIVYVEIDRCATDAIESVTGCRMGRRSLKFKDFGINAATFVNIDTRVAYRIVSTETSRNIAKEYAPEERDIRRQQLEGYKRMPDDLLFEVQRVGVNLPEWEMPGPPRRHAVCSRCGQMVRDGREVRIGSESLCRLCAGESYFYPIADPDNRMHGDSFKEIGT; this is encoded by the coding sequence ATGAAATCATTTGATGCGTTGCTCGCGGAATCGGCCGAGCGGCACGGGCACTTGTGTGCCGGCCAGGTCATCGGGGTGCGCATGGCCATGTTGGGGTGCCGTTTAGTCGGTATCGAAAACCCCAAAGCGCCGCAGTTCCGTAAGAAACTGATTGTCTATGTTGAAATCGATCGATGTGCCACCGACGCCATCGAAAGCGTGACCGGGTGCCGGATGGGAAGACGATCCCTGAAATTCAAGGACTTCGGCATCAATGCAGCGACATTCGTTAATATCGATACAAGGGTGGCCTACCGCATCGTGTCTACGGAAACCTCCAGGAATATCGCGAAAGAATACGCCCCGGAGGAACGGGATATCCGCCGTCAGCAGTTGGAGGGCTATAAACGCATGCCCGACGACCTTCTTTTTGAAGTGCAGCGGGTCGGGGTGAATCTGCCTGAATGGGAAATGCCCGGACCGCCGCGTCGTCACGCGGTGTGCAGCCGGTGCGGCCAGATGGTCCGGGACGGTCGGGAGGTTCGCATCGGCAGTGAAAGCTTGTGTCGGTTGTGTGCCGGAGAAAGTTATTTTTACCCCATCGCGGATCCGGATAACCGGATGCATGGGGATTCATTTAAGGAGATCGGAACATGA
- a CDS encoding molybdopterin-binding protein: protein MIQVVRIEDAVGHPLAHDVTEIRPGEFKGPAFHRGHILSCRDLDHLRRLGKEHLYILKPEDDEVHEDDAAKAIAGALCGEGVGWHDAPREGKILLRATRDGMLKVDVTVLNRFNVIGEVMCATRHTHTLVKRGEEVAATRAIPLLISRKTVEAAVSEARSAEAGVLQVLPLKRAEVGVMITGSEVFYGRIEDKFQPIIRKKVTDLGGHVIDVVFLPDDDALIAEAALKFVERGADIIVTTGGMSVDPDDRTRFALAQAGAVDMVYGSAVLPGAMFMITYLKGVPVLGIPACGIFAKTTVFDLIYPRVLTGEKITRREIAELGHGGLCLNCRKCVYPMCPFGK, encoded by the coding sequence ATGATTCAAGTCGTCAGAATCGAGGATGCGGTAGGACACCCCCTGGCCCATGACGTTACCGAAATTCGACCGGGTGAATTCAAGGGACCCGCATTCCATCGGGGACACATTCTGAGTTGTCGGGATCTGGATCATCTGCGCCGGCTGGGAAAAGAGCACCTCTATATCCTGAAGCCCGAAGACGACGAAGTCCATGAAGATGATGCCGCCAAGGCGATTGCCGGGGCGCTCTGCGGCGAGGGGGTCGGTTGGCACGATGCTCCTCGGGAGGGAAAGATTCTTCTTCGTGCGACCCGGGACGGAATGCTCAAAGTCGATGTGACGGTTCTGAACCGTTTCAACGTCATTGGGGAGGTGATGTGCGCCACCCGGCATACGCACACCCTGGTCAAGCGGGGTGAGGAGGTGGCGGCTACACGGGCCATTCCGCTGCTGATTTCCCGGAAAACCGTCGAGGCGGCCGTCAGTGAAGCCCGGAGCGCCGAGGCCGGCGTCCTGCAGGTGCTGCCTCTGAAGCGGGCCGAGGTCGGTGTCATGATTACCGGCAGCGAGGTGTTTTACGGCCGAATTGAGGATAAGTTTCAACCCATAATCCGTAAAAAGGTGACGGATCTGGGCGGCCATGTGATCGATGTCGTGTTTTTGCCCGATGACGACGCCCTGATTGCCGAGGCGGCGCTGAAGTTCGTGGAACGCGGCGCCGATATTATCGTCACGACGGGCGGCATGTCGGTGGATCCCGACGACCGTACCCGGTTTGCCCTCGCACAGGCCGGTGCCGTGGACATGGTATACGGTTCAGCGGTGCTTCCCGGGGCCATGTTCATGATCACCTACCTGAAGGGGGTTCCCGTGCTGGGCATCCCGGCCTGCGGCATCTTCGCAAAGACCACCGTTTTCGATCTGATCTATCCCCGGGTGCTCACCGGTGAAAAGATCACTCGCCGGGAGATTGCCGAACTGGGCCACGGCGGCCTGTGCCTCAACTGCAGGAAATGTGTTTACCCGATGTGTCCTTTCGGAAAATAA
- the glp gene encoding gephyrin-like molybdotransferase Glp, translating into MIDDLAIGLEEAFEMTLDRIAPLTSESVDLIEGVDRVVSEDLAALVDSPSVDASLKDGYAVLSDEVAAASAEHPVRLSVTGMMAAGEKQDIRVVPGTTVRVLTGAKIPTGADAVVSEEFVKIEGREVLVGTFAEIGRNILARGSDVGRGKVVARKGSRLTPGMVGMLAAAGHSSVSVIRTPMVGILATGDEVVAPGQPLPEGKLYASNITTLGAWCRRYRMKTRLALVRDDPEEIYNVLKTLSNHADAVVTSGGAWTGDRDMVVRILDRLGWQRAFHRIRIGPGKAVGFGLLEGKPVFILPGGPPSNLMGFLQIALPGLLKLAGHGRPGLPVIPVRTASDLLGRHPRWTQFIFGMIETRSDLPVFYPLKGASRLQSMAEAEAVIAIPEGETVIPAGTVIPAQLLE; encoded by the coding sequence ATGATCGATGATCTGGCGATAGGGTTGGAAGAAGCTTTTGAAATGACCTTGGATCGCATTGCGCCCCTGACGTCGGAATCAGTGGATTTGATCGAGGGTGTCGATCGGGTGGTTTCCGAGGACTTGGCGGCTCTGGTGGACTCCCCGTCTGTTGACGCCTCCCTGAAAGACGGCTACGCGGTGCTTTCCGATGAGGTGGCTGCCGCCTCCGCCGAACACCCCGTGCGGCTTTCGGTGACCGGTATGATGGCTGCGGGTGAAAAACAAGATATTCGGGTGGTGCCGGGGACGACGGTTCGGGTATTGACGGGTGCTAAAATTCCCACCGGCGCCGATGCGGTGGTATCCGAGGAGTTCGTCAAGATCGAAGGCCGCGAGGTGCTTGTCGGGACGTTTGCTGAAATCGGCCGCAATATTTTAGCCCGGGGCAGCGACGTCGGTCGTGGGAAGGTCGTTGCCAGAAAGGGCAGCCGCCTGACGCCGGGTATGGTGGGGATGTTGGCCGCCGCAGGCCACAGCAGCGTTTCGGTGATTCGGACTCCCATGGTGGGGATTCTCGCCACCGGTGACGAGGTCGTGGCTCCCGGCCAGCCTTTGCCCGAAGGAAAGCTTTACGCCAGCAACATCACCACTCTGGGGGCATGGTGCCGCCGCTATCGGATGAAGACCCGACTGGCCTTGGTCCGTGATGATCCCGAAGAGATCTACAATGTTTTGAAAACGCTTTCGAATCATGCCGACGCCGTTGTAACCAGCGGCGGAGCCTGGACCGGAGACCGGGATATGGTGGTGCGGATTCTCGATCGTCTGGGATGGCAACGGGCGTTTCACCGGATTCGTATCGGTCCTGGAAAGGCTGTGGGATTCGGCCTTCTGGAGGGAAAGCCGGTTTTCATTCTTCCAGGCGGACCGCCTTCCAACCTGATGGGTTTTCTGCAGATCGCTCTTCCGGGGTTGTTGAAATTGGCCGGTCACGGTCGGCCGGGCCTGCCCGTTATTCCGGTTCGAACCGCATCGGATCTTCTGGGCCGCCATCCTCGCTGGACTCAGTTCATTTTTGGAATGATCGAAACACGGTCGGATCTTCCGGTTTTTTATCCCCTGAAAGGGGCAAGCCGCCTACAATCCATGGCCGAGGCCGAAGCCGTTATCGCCATACCTGAGGGCGAAACCGTGATTCCGGCCGGCACGGTGATTCCGGCGCAACTTTTGGAATAA
- the mobB gene encoding molybdopterin-guanine dinucleotide biosynthesis protein B: MKPPVISIVSKKRSGKTTLLEKLIPELKRRGYRVGTVKHDTHGFDIDHEGKDTWRHKQAGADAVVISSPWKLSVIKDVAKEVDLNRIVAEQLSDMDIVLTEGYKNAGMPQIEIFLSTAHRHPMHDKANPGTLFAVMSDVPMDLGVPRFHIDDVFALADLVQARFLISSGDIPGA; encoded by the coding sequence GTGAAACCGCCCGTCATCTCGATCGTCAGCAAGAAACGCTCGGGGAAAACCACTCTTCTGGAAAAGCTCATCCCCGAGTTGAAACGAAGGGGTTACCGGGTCGGCACAGTCAAACACGACACCCACGGATTCGACATCGACCACGAAGGCAAGGACACCTGGCGTCACAAACAGGCCGGGGCCGATGCCGTGGTTATTTCCTCCCCCTGGAAGCTTTCGGTCATCAAGGATGTGGCCAAGGAGGTCGATCTCAACCGGATTGTCGCCGAACAGCTATCGGATATGGACATTGTTTTGACCGAAGGTTATAAAAACGCCGGGATGCCTCAGATCGAAATCTTCCTGAGCACAGCCCACCGGCACCCCATGCACGACAAAGCAAATCCGGGCACGCTGTTTGCCGTTATGTCGGACGTGCCCATGGATCTTGGCGTGCCCCGGTTCCATATCGATGACGTCTTTGCCCTGGCCGACCTTGTTCAGGCCAGATTCCTCATTTCTTCCGGCGACATCCCGGGAGCCTGA
- a CDS encoding universal stress protein: MKSVSSILLATNLTENCIPAFEFAASLATRYQATLVLLHVIEKIPEYVESQLRGMLGEEKWKSYTEAHAKTARDNLIDKRSGNRVIREALEKFCAEAGIEDNACGYHSREIVLTDGEVVEDIITQAGKHNCDLIVMGAHQGFITGTSVGATIKNVLRGAKLPVLVVPPNPAKKRGLT; this comes from the coding sequence ATGAAATCCGTTTCATCCATCCTTTTAGCCACGAACCTCACCGAAAACTGCATACCGGCCTTTGAATTCGCCGCCTCCCTGGCCACCCGGTACCAGGCGACGCTGGTGTTGCTTCACGTGATCGAAAAGATACCGGAATACGTGGAATCCCAGCTCCGGGGAATGCTGGGGGAAGAGAAATGGAAGTCGTATACGGAAGCCCACGCTAAAACAGCCCGGGATAATCTGATCGACAAAAGATCCGGAAATCGAGTGATCCGTGAAGCGCTGGAGAAGTTCTGCGCCGAAGCGGGTATCGAAGACAACGCCTGTGGATACCATTCCCGTGAGATCGTCCTCACGGACGGCGAGGTGGTGGAAGACATCATCACCCAGGCCGGGAAACACAATTGCGACCTTATCGTCATGGGCGCCCACCAGGGCTTCATCACCGGGACCTCCGTCGGGGCGACCATCAAAAACGTCCTTCGCGGCGCAAAATTGCCGGTCCTGGTAGTTCCCCCGAATCCTGCAAAAAAAAGAGGCCTGACGTGA
- the alr gene encoding alanine racemase yields MGEERKKSLKKHVVWAEIDLGAIHHNLKALKRLIGPAVRMLVAVKANSYGHGLIPVARQALADGVDMLGVARIDEGIQLRRAGITAPILLFGYTAPDATADLLKYDLTPTVFSHATAKAMSAAALAAGKPLPVHVKLDTGMGRIGLAAPDLDILHGSDSVREIERIAHLEGLIPEGIYTHFASADDRDKTSAGRQFERFMTTLSELAQSGVTFPLRHAANSGAVIDMPETHLDMVRPGIAVYGLYPSNDVARSRIDLIPAMTLKARIAQIKSVPAGFQVSYGSTYTTPKPTVIATVPVGYADGYPRGLSSRGIMLAGGLRVPVIGRICMDLTMLDVGDVPGIKAEDEVVILGNQGRESISADEIAGWLGTINYEVVSSVMARVPRVYTWRGSSVLPGDRSEDNERY; encoded by the coding sequence ATGGGAGAAGAACGAAAAAAATCTCTGAAAAAACATGTCGTCTGGGCGGAAATCGACCTGGGCGCCATTCACCACAATCTGAAAGCCCTGAAGCGCCTCATTGGTCCGGCGGTTCGAATGCTCGTTGCCGTCAAGGCAAACAGCTACGGCCACGGCCTGATACCGGTGGCACGGCAGGCATTGGCCGACGGGGTGGACATGCTGGGGGTGGCCCGAATCGACGAAGGCATCCAACTCCGCAGGGCCGGGATAACTGCCCCCATACTGCTTTTCGGATATACCGCTCCCGACGCCACGGCGGATCTGCTGAAATATGATCTGACCCCTACCGTGTTTTCCCATGCCACGGCCAAGGCCATGTCGGCAGCCGCTCTTGCGGCCGGGAAACCCCTTCCGGTTCACGTCAAGCTTGACACCGGAATGGGCCGAATCGGGCTTGCGGCACCAGATCTCGATATCCTCCACGGATCGGACAGTGTTCGGGAAATCGAACGCATCGCCCATCTCGAGGGGCTCATCCCGGAAGGCATCTACACCCACTTTGCTTCCGCCGACGATCGGGATAAAACCAGTGCCGGACGCCAGTTCGAACGGTTCATGACAACCCTTTCCGAACTGGCTCAAAGCGGCGTCACCTTTCCCCTGCGCCATGCCGCCAACAGTGGGGCCGTCATCGATATGCCGGAAACCCATCTCGACATGGTTCGTCCGGGTATCGCCGTTTACGGCCTGTATCCCTCCAACGACGTCGCCAGATCCCGGATAGACCTCATCCCCGCCATGACCCTGAAGGCCAGAATCGCACAGATCAAATCCGTTCCTGCTGGATTCCAGGTGAGCTACGGCAGCACCTACACAACCCCGAAGCCCACCGTTATCGCCACGGTCCCGGTAGGATATGCGGATGGATATCCCCGTGGGCTCTCCTCTCGCGGGATCATGTTGGCCGGGGGCCTCAGGGTACCCGTCATCGGGCGGATCTGCATGGATCTGACCATGCTCGACGTCGGTGATGTCCCCGGCATCAAAGCCGAGGATGAAGTGGTGATCCTGGGGAATCAAGGCCGCGAAAGCATCTCCGCCGACGAGATCGCCGGGTGGCTGGGAACCATCAACTACGAGGTGGTTTCCTCGGTTATGGCCCGGGTGCCGAGAGTTTATACATGGCGGGGATCTTCGGTCCTTCCCGGCGACCGATCTGAAGATAACGAACGATATTGA
- a CDS encoding aminotransferase class IV — protein MNVFYIDDHFVKEDQAMISVNDLGLLRGYGVFDFLRTYNLRPFHLEDHIRRLETSARLLDLPMPRTRRQILDITMKTLSRNDLTEANIRIVITGGVSPDSITPGNSPKLLVMVTPQHPYPEEWYRNGVAVITTCHERYIPGAKSTHYLPAIIALSRARRENAVEAVYTDRYNRILEGTTTNFFAFFGDHLVTPGIAVLPGITRQVVLKLMQNEFDIDIRDIQKNEIPMMDEIFITASNKEILPVVRMDDRTLGDGTPGPRTRWVMKIFAAYTCAYGEGKD, from the coding sequence ATGAACGTGTTTTACATAGACGATCATTTCGTTAAGGAAGATCAGGCGATGATTTCCGTGAACGACCTCGGACTGCTCCGGGGTTACGGGGTCTTCGATTTTCTGCGCACGTACAACCTTCGCCCCTTTCATCTGGAAGACCACATCCGGCGTCTCGAAACCTCCGCCCGACTGCTCGATCTGCCCATGCCTCGGACCCGCCGGCAAATTCTCGACATCACGATGAAGACCTTGTCCCGTAACGATCTGACGGAGGCCAACATCCGGATTGTCATCACCGGGGGGGTCAGCCCGGATTCCATCACTCCCGGCAACAGCCCTAAGTTGTTGGTCATGGTGACCCCTCAGCATCCGTACCCGGAAGAATGGTACCGGAACGGCGTCGCCGTCATCACCACCTGTCACGAACGCTATATTCCCGGCGCCAAGAGCACCCATTACCTTCCCGCCATCATAGCCCTCTCCCGTGCGAGACGGGAGAACGCCGTGGAAGCGGTCTACACCGATCGATACAATCGTATCCTTGAAGGCACCACCACCAACTTTTTCGCTTTTTTCGGAGATCACCTGGTGACGCCCGGCATCGCCGTTTTACCTGGCATTACCCGTCAGGTTGTATTAAAATTGATGCAGAATGAATTCGACATCGACATTCGAGACATCCAGAAGAATGAGATACCGATGATGGACGAAATCTTCATCACCGCCTCCAACAAGGAGATCCTTCCCGTTGTCCGTATGGACGACCGGACGCTCGGCGACGGAACCCCAGGACCTCGAACCCGTTGGGTGATGAAGATTTTCGCCGCATACACCTGCGCCTACGGTGAGGGAAAAGACTGA
- a CDS encoding carboxymuconolactone decarboxylase family protein — protein MRFVIVAQRCEPCIRNPVKAAVETGGSRGEILEASGISILMAGGPAMAYTATVVMEVPDQMGV, from the coding sequence TTGAGGTTCGTTATCGTAGCCCAACGCTGTGAACCCTGCATCCGGAACCCTGTCAAAGCGGCTGTCGAAACGGGGGGGTCTCGTGGGGAAATCCTGGAGGCTTCAGGAATATCCATCCTGATGGCGGGTGGTCCCGCCATGGCGTATACGGCAACGGTGGTCATGGAAGTTCCGGATCAGATGGGCGTTTGA
- a CDS encoding KamA family radical SAM protein → MEHTPAIAERSSDRQAPSFLEEADDEPPDSSEVLRHPQASSTPPMGKSAKNGLIVRFPVSRTTATNPVSRMFRKRFFPKVSGKLWNDWHWQVAHRIRTAAELTRYIPLLSKDEEQALYQADIRLPLAVTPYYMSLVSPADPDQALRRTVVPVYRELIRTPGEADDPLSEEAQSPVPGLVHRYPDRVLLLALDFCSTYCRYCTRSRVVGHGALHPTRTRLERALTYIESKPEIRDVLLSGGDPFLLGDDRLEWILCRLHRIPHVEIIRIGTKVPAVLPQRITPKLVKMLKRYHPLWMSLHFTHPDECTPESQRACSLLADAGIPLGSQTVLLKGVNDTVDIMKNLVHCLMKMRVRPYYLYQCDPISGSSHFRTPVETGMEIIRGLRGFTSGYAVPTYVVDAPAGGGKIPLMPDYIIGREGRNLVMKNYEGNRYQYPNAFCDPI, encoded by the coding sequence ATGGAACATACGCCGGCCATCGCGGAGCGCTCGTCCGACCGTCAGGCACCTTCGTTTTTAGAGGAGGCGGACGACGAACCTCCTGATTCCTCCGAAGTCTTGAGACATCCCCAAGCATCCTCAACCCCACCCATGGGGAAAAGCGCCAAAAACGGTTTGATCGTGCGCTTTCCCGTCAGTCGAACAACCGCGACCAACCCGGTTTCACGCATGTTCCGGAAGCGCTTTTTTCCCAAGGTATCCGGAAAACTCTGGAACGATTGGCACTGGCAGGTTGCCCATCGGATCCGCACCGCGGCGGAACTGACCCGATATATCCCTCTGCTTTCGAAGGACGAGGAACAGGCGCTGTATCAGGCGGATATCCGTTTACCCCTTGCCGTTACACCCTATTACATGAGTCTGGTATCGCCTGCGGATCCGGATCAGGCCCTGCGTCGAACAGTAGTTCCGGTATATCGGGAACTGATCAGGACGCCCGGGGAGGCCGACGACCCCCTATCCGAGGAGGCTCAAAGCCCGGTCCCGGGACTGGTACACCGCTATCCGGACCGGGTGTTGCTCCTGGCCCTGGATTTCTGTTCGACCTATTGCCGCTATTGCACCCGTTCCCGGGTGGTGGGGCATGGGGCCCTGCATCCTACCCGAACCCGGCTTGAAAGGGCGTTGACCTATATCGAATCCAAACCGGAAATCCGAGACGTGCTCCTTTCGGGAGGAGACCCTTTTCTGCTGGGAGACGACCGGCTGGAATGGATTCTCTGCCGTCTTCATCGAATTCCCCATGTGGAAATCATTCGCATCGGCACCAAGGTGCCGGCTGTTTTGCCCCAGCGCATCACCCCCAAACTGGTCAAGATGTTGAAGCGGTATCACCCCCTGTGGATGAGTCTGCACTTTACGCACCCGGACGAGTGTACCCCTGAATCTCAGCGGGCGTGTTCCCTTCTCGCCGATGCAGGGATTCCGCTGGGATCACAGACGGTGCTGCTGAAAGGCGTCAACGATACCGTGGATATCATGAAAAATCTGGTGCATTGCTTGATGAAGATGCGGGTGCGCCCCTATTACCTGTATCAGTGCGACCCCATTTCCGGCTCTTCCCATTTTCGGACGCCGGTGGAAACGGGCATGGAAATCATTCGGGGGCTCAGAGGTTTTACCTCCGGCTATGCCGTGCCCACCTATGTGGTGGATGCCCCGGCCGGCGGGGGGAAGATTCCCCTCATGCCCGATTATATCATCGGCCGGGAAGGTAGAAACCTGGTCATGAAGAACTATGAAGGCAACCGGTATCAGTATCCCAACGCTTTTTGCGATCCGATATGA